In one Candidatus Omnitrophota bacterium genomic region, the following are encoded:
- the ilvN gene encoding acetolactate synthase small subunit — translation MRHTITVSVENKFGVLARISGLFSARGYNISSLAVSETLDPEISCMTIVVDAKDEKILEQIKKQLNKLIDVISITDFTKREHVERELILAKVNHSLKDKAKLDNIVNSYVAKIVFSKNKTAIIEAVGEQDNIKKLLEELRRFTVVELIRTGKIAMAKGDTQDD, via the coding sequence ATGAGGCATACGATTACGGTATCAGTGGAAAATAAATTTGGGGTCTTGGCGCGGATTTCCGGATTATTCAGCGCCAGAGGTTATAATATTTCATCTTTGGCTGTTTCCGAGACCTTGGATCCGGAGATTTCATGCATGACTATTGTCGTGGATGCCAAAGACGAGAAGATACTTGAGCAGATTAAAAAACAGCTGAATAAACTCATTGATGTTATTTCCATCACTGATTTTACCAAAAGGGAGCACGTGGAAAGAGAGCTTATTTTAGCTAAGGTAAATCATAGCCTTAAAGATAAGGCAAAATTAGATAATATTGTCAACAGCTACGTGGCAAAGATAGTTTTTTCAAAGAACAAAACCGCTATTATTGAAGCGGTAGGGGAACAGGACAATATAAAAAAGCTTCTGGAGGAATTAAGAAGATTTACCGTCGTGGAATTGATTCGCACCGGAAAAATCGCTATGGCGAAAGGAGACACGCAAGATGATTAA
- the ilvB gene encoding biosynthetic-type acetolactate synthase large subunit yields the protein MTGAQILIESLKREGVEVLFGYPGGQVLPIFDKLYDSDLKLILVRHEQAAAHAADGYSRATGKVGVCLATSGPGATNLTTGIATAYMDSIPMVAITGQVKSFLIGNDAFQEADVTGITRPITKHNYLVKDVKDLARIVREAFYVASTGRPGPVLIDIPSDVQMQDTEFIFPQEVQIRSYKPTYFGHPGQIKKAAKIISEARKPLLYIGGGVITSASSEVLLRFANKIQAPVTWTLMGIGAFPSDHELSLGMLGMHGTAYANHAIMEADVIIAVGARFDDRVTGRLDAFAPNAKIVHIDIDPSSISKNVAVHIPIVGDAKNILGALLEEIKKAPDTKEWLKIVDTYKKKHPLIYKDEGKIKPQYVIEQIDKITKGEAIITTEVGQNQMWAAQWYKYNNPRTFISSGGLGTMGFGLPAAMGAKVAFPDREVFDVAGDGSIQMNIQELATCVANKIHVKVAILNNGYLGMVRQWQELFYKRRYSHVGITSPDFVKLADSYGALGIRVTEKKDVTAAIEKAINTENTVLIDFRIEPEENVFPMVPAGEALNRMIEGLA from the coding sequence ATGACGGGTGCTCAAATACTTATTGAATCTTTAAAACGTGAAGGGGTAGAGGTGCTGTTTGGCTACCCCGGGGGGCAGGTTTTGCCTATTTTTGACAAGCTTTATGATTCGGATTTAAAGCTTATTTTAGTGCGTCATGAACAGGCAGCTGCTCACGCTGCCGACGGGTATTCCCGCGCTACTGGGAAAGTGGGGGTGTGCTTGGCTACCTCCGGACCGGGAGCGACTAATCTGACCACAGGAATTGCCACAGCTTATATGGATTCAATTCCCATGGTGGCGATCACAGGGCAGGTAAAAAGTTTCCTGATCGGAAACGACGCCTTCCAGGAAGCGGATGTTACCGGTATTACCCGTCCGATCACCAAGCATAATTATTTAGTTAAAGATGTTAAAGATCTAGCGCGCATTGTGCGCGAGGCTTTTTATGTGGCCTCAACTGGCCGTCCGGGCCCGGTGTTAATTGATATCCCCTCTGATGTGCAGATGCAGGATACGGAATTTATCTTTCCGCAAGAGGTACAGATAAGAAGTTACAAGCCGACCTATTTTGGGCATCCGGGCCAGATCAAAAAAGCAGCTAAAATAATTTCCGAAGCCAGGAAGCCGCTTCTTTATATAGGCGGCGGGGTCATTACAAGCGCTTCCAGTGAAGTGCTTCTTAGGTTTGCCAATAAGATCCAGGCCCCTGTAACTTGGACGCTGATGGGTATCGGGGCTTTTCCGTCGGATCACGAATTATCTTTAGGGATGTTGGGGATGCATGGCACAGCTTACGCCAATCACGCGATCATGGAAGCGGATGTGATTATCGCGGTGGGAGCCCGTTTTGATGACCGGGTGACCGGCAGGCTCGATGCCTTTGCGCCCAACGCTAAAATCGTGCATATTGATATTGACCCTTCTTCAATAAGCAAGAACGTGGCAGTGCACATCCCGATTGTGGGAGATGCCAAGAATATTTTAGGAGCGCTTCTTGAAGAAATCAAGAAAGCCCCCGATACAAAAGAGTGGTTGAAAATAGTGGACACCTATAAGAAAAAACATCCCTTAATATATAAGGATGAAGGCAAAATCAAGCCGCAATATGTTATAGAGCAGATTGATAAGATTACTAAGGGCGAGGCGATTATTACTACTGAAGTCGGGCAGAATCAAATGTGGGCGGCGCAGTGGTATAAATATAATAATCCGCGCACCTTTATTTCTTCCGGAGGCTTGGGGACAATGGGATTCGGGCTTCCAGCAGCCATGGGAGCAAAAGTAGCTTTCCCGGACAGAGAAGTTTTTGATGTGGCAGGGGATGGGTCTATTCAGATGAATATACAGGAATTGGCAACTTGCGTGGCCAATAAGATCCACGTGAAAGTCGCTATCCTTAATAACGGTTATTTAGGTATGGTCAGGCAATGGCAGGAACTTTTTTATAAAAGGCGCTATTCGCATGTGGGCATCACCAGCCCTGACTTTGTGAAATTGGCCGATAGTTATGGCGCGCTGGGGATAAGGGTCACCGAGAAAAAAGATGTAACAGCCGCAATCGAAAAGGCGATTAATACAGAAAATACCGTCTTGATAGATTTTCGTATTGAGCCGGAAGAGAATGTGTTTCCTATGGTGCCGGCAGGAGAAGCATTAAATAGAATGATTGAGGGTTTAGCATGA